Proteins co-encoded in one Garra rufa chromosome 7, GarRuf1.0, whole genome shotgun sequence genomic window:
- the LOC141338835 gene encoding protein NLRC3-like codes for MGVEAGVSASIAREDINEEGGRSETIETEVNVGECSSGTTLDADRVEIKLVCYMRMLLLLQKRVWTLTFSVLGWMGTYSHPGGCCTLAVDEEIPLTLVRSGSHVFSSVSVKSDWSKHDPPGFSEETPAATERLQCETLDSDVQINRNHKNFTDKLPGIFQDLEKKIIKFLKNELEMFKKILQKENMQYVKDFNENRCSMKEAALDLTLYFLREMKQNEVANTLVDELSLVHQLKCSLRKKYQCVFEGIAKQGDSTLLNNIYTDLYITQGCSEQVNIEHEVRQIVVASRRHESQEIQVECTNLFEAPEQDKQIRTVLTKGVAGIGKSVSVQKFVLDWAEGKENQDISFIFPLPFREMNLKDKEKLSLMDLITQFFPETKNLNLTRRNQKVLFILDGLDEIRLPLNFNDNEMCSDVSSPVSLDVLLTNLIKGNLLPSALIWITTRPAAASKIPPDCIDRLTEIRGFNDAQKEEYFRKRITDENLAKEIINHVKQSKSLFIMCHIPVFCWISATVLQNILEEKRNNDGKNNQTDDVSKTLQESNTEDTPKTLTQMYTHFLRFQIQQSRRKYDGEYTPDVSWDKDAIFSLGKLAFHQLERNNVIFYDTDLEACGIDVYKASVYSGMCTQIFKEETGPVLGTMYCFVHLSIQEFIAALYAHLFLDIKKISIFVHDSTEQKNKSETMIDLLKTAVDKALESDNGHLDLFLRFLLGLSLQSNQQLLQGLLTQQSGNDQIKQEIVQYIKQNFEANLSPERSINLFYCLNELNDQTLVKDIQTHLSKGSLSSADLSPAQWSALVFVLLTSEEELEEFELQKFKKSDECLIRLSAVIKTSKRAL; via the exons ATGGGTGTTGAAGCTGGGGTCAGTGCCTCTATTGCTAGGGAAGATATAAATGAGGAAGGTGGGAGAAGTGAGACTATTGAGACTGAGGTGAATGTAGGTGAATGCTCCAGTGGCACAACATTAGATGCAGACAGAGTAGAAATCAAACTCGTGTGTTACATGAGGATGCTGCTGCTGTTACAGAAGAGAGTTTGGACACTGACATTTTCTGTACTGGGATGGATGGGGACTTATagtcatccaggtggatgctgcacactggcggtggatgaggagatacctcTGACACt TGTAAGATCAGGCTCTCATGTGttcagctctgtgtctgtgaagagtgactgGTCAAAACATGACCCACCGGGGTTCAGTGAGGAAACACCAGCAGCTACTGAAAG GCTGCAATGTGAGACATTAGATTCAGATGTCCAGATTAACAGGAACCACAAGAATTTCACAGACAAACTCCCTGGAATCTTCCAG GATCTTgagaagaaaataataaaatttctAAAGAATGAGCTGGAAAtgtttaagaaaatattacaGAAAGAGAACATGCAATACGTGAAGGACTTTAATGAGAACAGATGCAGTATGAAAGAAGCAGCTCTTGATCTCACGCTCTACTTCCTGAGAGAGATGAAGCAAAATGAAGTTGCTAATACTCTAGTAG ATGAGCTGAGCCTCGTTCATCAGCTAAAATGTAGCCTAAGGAAGAAATATCAGTGTGTGTTTGAAGGAATTGCAAAGCAAGGAGATTCTACTCTTCTTAATAACATCTACACAGATCTCTATATCACTCAGGGTTGTAGTGAACAGGTCAATATTGAACATGAGGTAAGACAGATTGTAGTTGCTTCCAGACGTCATGAATCACAAGAAATACAGGTTGAATGCACAAATTTGTTTGAAGCACCTGAACAAGACAAGCAGATCAGAACTGTACTGACAAAAGGAGTTGCTGGCATCGGAAAAtcagtctctgtgcaaaagtttgttcTGGATTGGGCCGAAGGAAAAGAAAATCAAGATATCAGCTTCATATTTCCTCTTCCATTCAGAGAGATGAACTTAAAGGATAAAGAAAAACTAAGTTTGATGGACCTTATAACTCAGTTTTTCCCAGAGACAAAAAATCTGAACCTTACAAGAAGGAACCAAAAAGTCTTGTTCATTCTTGATGGTTTGGATGAAATCCGTCTTCCTCTAAACTTCAATGATAATGAGATGTGTTCTGATGTTTCATCACCAGTCTCTCTGGATGTTCTCCTGACAAACCTCATCAAGGGaaatctgcttccttctgctcttatctggatcaccaccagaccagcagctgccagtaagattcctcctgactgtatcgaccggctgacagagatacgaggattcaatgatgcacaaaaggaggagtacttcagaaaaagaatcacggatgagaatctggccaaagaaatcatcaatcatgttaaacaatcaaagagtctctttatcatgtgccacatcccagtcttctgctggatttcagccactgTTCTCCAGAACATTTTAGAGGAGAAAAGAAATAATGATGGGAAAAACAATCAGACTGATGATGTCTCCAAAACACTGCAGGAGTCAAATACTGAAGACACTCCTAAGactctgacacaaatgtacacacactttcttagatttcagatccagcagagcagacgaaagtatgatggagaatatacaccagatgtttcctgggataaagatgccatcttttcactggggaaactggcatttcatcagctggaaagaaacaatgtgatcttctatgacacagatctggaagcctgtggtattgacgtctataaggcatcagtgtattcaggcatgtgtacccagatttttaaggaggaaactgggcctgttcttggtaccatgtactgctttgttcacttgagcattcaagagTTTATTGCAGCTCTTTATGCACATCTGTTTCTAGACATAAAGAAGATAAGTATATTTGTTCATGACTCTACAGAAcagaaaaacaaaagtgaaaccaTGATTGATTTGCTCAAGACGGCAGTGGACAAGGCCCTAGAGAGTGATaatggacatctggatcttttTCTTCGATTCCTCCTTGGTTTGTCACTCCAGTCCAATCAGCAACTCTTACAGGGTTTGTTGACACAGCAAAGTGGAAATGACCAGATCAAACAGGAAATAGTTCAGTACATCAAGCAGAATTTTGAAGCTAATCTGTCTCcagagagatccatcaatctgttctactgtctgaatgaactgaacgaccaaactctggtgaaagacattcagacccaccttagcaaaggaagtctctcatctgctgatctttcacctgcccagtggtctgctttggtctttgtgttgttgacatcagaggaggagctggaggagtttgagcttcagaaattcaagaaatcagaCGAGTGTCTCATTAGATTATCAGCAGTCATCAAAACCTCCAAAAGAGCTCTGTAA